A window of Borrelia hispanica CRI genomic DNA:
AAAATTTTTGGTTTTAAATCTCATTTTATTATTATTATAATGTATAATAAATAGGAGTCGATTGATATATGTTTTTCAGAGGTTTGAGCATTGAATAAGAATGTGTTTCCCAAAATTTATTATTATGATCAGGATTTTATTGATATTTATAATAAGAGTCTCTCTTGGATTCGAGATAAAATTATTTTTTCCCAATCTTTAGAGAAAGGTAAAAAGGATAAGAATTATTATTCTGAAAATTTTGAATTTATAGATCAATTGCAAGCTTGTCTTTCAAGCTTTTTTCTTGTTTACAGTAATGGAGAGTATTCTCCCACATCTACTATTGATAAATTTTATGAACTTCAAGAATCATCTGGTGCAATTAGATCACGTTATGATCATAATAATAATGTTATTCACTTAGAAGGAAATGATGATGGTATTGGGTTACCAATTTTTGCTTGGGTTGAATATAATTTGTATCATAAAACAGGCAATAAAAAGCGTATTTGTGATGTTTTACCAGTTCTTGATAAGTATTATAAGTGGATAGAAAAAAAGTTTTTAAAATCAAATGGTCTTTATTCGATTGATATGAATAAAATTTTTTATAAAAATTCTCCTAGAAAAAATGTCCATTATCCTATAGATTTTAATTCGTTTCAGGTGCATAGTGCATATTGTATTGCCAAGTTAGCGGATATATTAAATGATAAAAATTTATCCTTAGAATATAAGAAAAGATTTTTTTCTCTTAAGGCTAAGATCAATTCGTTGATGTGGGATGAAGTGGATGGTTTTTATTATGATCTTGATGTTAATGAAAAGATTATTAAACTTAAGACTATAGTGGGATTTTTACCTCTTTTATCTGAAATTCCAAGTGAAGATAGAATTGAAAGAATGGTTTTATATTTAAAGAGTCATGAACACTTTGGCACACCAAATCCTTTTCCTACTCTTTCAGCTAATGATCCTAATTTTAATTTGGATGGAAATGGATATTATGGTTCTGTTTATACCTATATGAATTTTTTTGTCATTAAGGGCCTTGAATATTGTAGACGTGCAAATATAGCAAGAGAATTTACCATAAGACATTTGTATTATATTTTAGATACTTTGTTGCCAGATGGTAAAATTAAAGGACATGTTTGGGAGGCTTATAAACCAATGAAAGAGGGCCCAGCATATTTGGATGTTGCAAAGAAAACTCTTCCAGAAAAAGATGTTATTTGTTATCTTGCACTCTTTAGCATTAGTCTTATGATAGAGAATATCATTGGACTTACAATTAGTTTACCAGATAAGACGGTTTATTGGAATATTCCTGCCCTTGAGATTATGGGAATAGAGAGTTTATCACTTAAGAAAAATCAAACCACAATTATATGTAATAAGGGAAAGAGAGGGTGGGAGATTAAGATGGAATCTGAAAAGCTTTACTACTTTACAATAAACATATTAAACAAAAAAGAAAAGACCTTGCCTATACCTTCAGGTAGATGTTCTATGCTTTTAGATAAGCTTTAATTAATAAGGGTTAGCTAAACATTTATTTTAAATTAAAATCTTGGAGATATTGATATGATAGATGTTGTATTTTTAAAAACCTTGCTTAAAGAAAAAAAATATTCTGATATAAAGGAAGAGCTTTTAAAATACGATGCTTTTGATATTAGTGAAGCTTTAAAGAAGGTTAATGGTTCTGATTTGATTTTGATTTATAGGTTTCTTCCCAAAAAGGTTGCTGTTGAAGCATTTTCTAATTTTGATCAAGTTACAAAAAATAAATTGGCCAATTCTTTTACAAATAAAGAAATAAGAGAGATGGTAGATGAGTTAAATCTTGATGATGTTATTGATCTCTTAGAAGAAGTTCCTGCAAATGTTGTGCAAAGGTTTTTAGCAAGTTCTACTGAAGAGAATAGGGAGATAATTAATAAATTTTTGTCTTACAGTGATGATTCTGCTGGTTCAATTGTAACAATAGAGTATATTGAACTTAAAGAGTATTTTCATGTCAGAGAAGCTCTTGATTATATTAGAAAGGTTGCAAAGACCAAAGAAGATATTTATACCTACTATATTACAGATGAAGAGAAACGATTAAAAGGTGTTGTTAAGATTGAAGATTTAATGTTGTCTAGTGATGATGTTGTTATTTCTACTATAATGAAAAATAGTGGATTTTATATTGTAAAAGTTGGAGATGGAAAAGAAGATGTTGCTCTTCTTTTCCAAAATCATGATATTTCGAGTGTACCTGTTGTTGATAATGAGGGGCGGATGATAGGAGTCATTATTATTGATGATATCCTTGAAGTAATTCAGAATCTAAATACCGAAGATTTTCAGATAATGGCCGCAGTTACACCTTTGGGTAAATCTTATCTTGATACTTCTATTTTTGATATGACAAAAAATAGAATAATTTGGCTTTTGGTTCTTATGATATCTTCTACTTTAACGGCCACTATAATTACTAATTATCAAAATTTAGTTTTATCTTTAGTTATTCTAACCAGTTTTATTCCACTCTTAATGGATACTTCTGGTAATGCTGGTTCTCAGGCATCTGCATTAATTATTCGTGAACTTGCTCTTGGAACTCTTAAGGTAAGGGATTTTTTTAAAGTGTTATTTAAGGAAATATGTGTAAGTATTTTAGTTGGTTTAATTTTAGCTAGTGTTAATTTTTTACGAATTGTATTTTTTGTAATTCCTGCACATGATGAAAAATTTAAAATAGCGTTTGTTGTTTCTGCATGTTTGATGATAGGGTTGATGGTAGCAAAAATATTGGGAGGTCTTTTGCCTATTATGGCTAAGCTTGTAAAGATAGATCCGGCTTTGATGGCTGGACCTTTAATTACGACTATTGCTGATGTTGTGACTTTAATTGCTTATTTTAATATAGCAAAATTAGTGTTGTCAAATTATTTTTAATAGGTATGCTTTATAGGCATTGAGATAGAGTTGATTTGGAGGAAATTTTGAGTGATTGTATTTTTTGTAAAATAGTTAAAAATGAAATGTCATGTTATAAGGTTTATGAGGATAATTTAATACTTGCTTTCCTTGATATTAATCCTTTAAATATTGGACATACTCTTGTTATTCCCAAACAACATAGTAATGATATTTTAGATGTGAGTGATGAACTTGATGGACAAATATTGGGAGTGTGTAAAAAAATAGCTTTATCTTTAAAAAAATTAGACTTTAATATTTGTCAGGGAGTTAATATTTATAGTGCGATTGGTTCTGAGGCAGGACAAGTTATCTTTCACACTCATTTTCATGTCATTCCACGATTTCAAGGTGATAATTTAGGTTTTAAGAGAAATAGTAGTATTGAACTCTCAGGAGATGAATATTTAGACTTATCTATAAAAATAAGTAAAAATATTTGAGATTTTTTAAAAATTGATGATTAAAGTGAGATTTTAACTGATAATTGGTATTAAATTTATTGTGTATTGCATTTATATATTTAAGGTATGTTAAGGGTAAATTAGGTTTTCCTTTTTTATATTTTCTAGTGTTTCTAAATACTTATTAGATTCATATTTTGCCATATTTAGATTATGATCTTGGTAATTACCACATTCTTTTTCAGTTGCACCTATAACATTTCCTTGAAAATTGGTGATTTCATTAAAAAGCCAAGATATTAAGTCAATTAGATCCTTGCTTTCATAATTACCAAGAAGTATTAGATAAAAACCTGTTCTGCAACCCATTGGTCCAAAATATATTATTTTATCTCCCCAAACTTTATTGTTTCTAAGTAGCGTTGCTCCTATATGTTCAATTGTATGCATTTCTGCATTGTTAATTACAGGTTCTTTGTTGGGGGTCTTCATTCTAATATCTACAGTAGTTAGTGTTAAATTTTCAAATGTATCTTTTCTTGAAATATATATGCCAGGTTGTAATTTTGTGTGGTCAATTGTAAAACTTGATATTTTATTCATATTTGAAACTCCTTTTTTATTGTGTCTACGAAATCTAATTTTTCCCATTCTAATTCGTTTTTTCCAAAATGTCCGTATGTACATGTTTGAGAATATATAGGTTCTCTTAATTTTAATTTTTTAATTATTCCATTAGGAGTTAGATCAAAGTTATTTATTATAAAATTCAATATTTTTTTTTCATATTCATTATCATTAATTCCTGTGGTTATTTTAATAGATATTGGTTTGGGAATGCCAATAGCATAAGCAATTTGCATTTCAAATTCTCGAGAAATACCTGCTGCTACCATATTTTTAGAAATGTATCTTGCCATATAAGCTGCTGATCTGTCAACTTTGGTAGCATCTTTGCCACTATAAGCGCCACCACCATGTCTTGCAAATCCTCCATAGCTGTCAGCAATAATTTTTCTTCCTGTAAGGCCGGTATCACCAGTAGGTCCACCTATGACGAAATTGCCCGAAGGGTTAATATAATATTCTATATTATTGTCGAACATTGATCTGCTATTTAAAACGGGTTTTATAATTTTTTCGATAATTGTTTGTTTTAAAAAGTCATAAGGGATATCAGGATCATGTTGATGGGACAGGACAATATTGCTGACTTTAATTGGATTTTTATAAGAATCATATTCAATGGTTACTTGGGATTTAGCATCAGGACGCAACCACTTAATTTCACCTGATTTTCTAAGTTTACTAGCTTCTTTTAAAATTAAATTAGATAATTCGTATGCTATGGGTAAGAAATTTTCAGTCTCATTGCATGCATAACCAAAAATTATTCCTTGATCCCCTGCTCCTATATCTTTTGTATCTTTTTTTTCAACTGCATTTGTAATGTCGATTGATTGAAAACCAATAACATCAATTATTGTTGCCGATTTGTAATCAAGTCCATATTCTATATTTGTGTATCCAATATTTTTTATTGTTTGTTTTGCAATTTCTTTGATATCTATATCTTTTTTTGCTTTACTATTTATTTCTCCTGCTATTACTATTAAATTTTGTGATACTAAAGTTTCACATGCTACTTTTGCCATTTTGTCTTTTTTAAGTATTTCATCAAGTATGGCATCAGAAATTTGATCCGCAATTTTATCGGGATGTCCTTCAGATACGGACTCAGATGTTGCTGTTAAATTATTGTTGTTCATATTATCACCTTAAGTATTATATAGACTTAATTAGTTCCCTTACCATTTTAGCTGAATTTTTTGATGCATCTTGTAAAAATTTATTAAAATCTATGTGGTTATTTTTGTTATTTGGAAAGTCAGATATTGAACGAGTGACTATAAACGGTATATTGAATGTGTATGCTACTTGGGCAATTGCTGCACTTTCCATTTCTACAGCCAAAGCATCTTTAAAGTCATTTTTAATTTTTTCTATCTGTTTTTCATCTTCAATAAATTGATCACCTGTAAGTATTAGGCCAATATGAACATTAATATTTTGGAATTTGTCTTTGATAATACTAACGACTTTGTTTAGTAGAGTTTTATCTGATTCGAATTTTTGTGGAAATCCTGGTACTTGTCCTATTTGATGATCAAATTGCGTTAAGTTGAAATCATGAAATGCTGTTTGTGATGATATGATGATGTCTGATATTTTAATGTTTGAAGATTCTTGAAGTCCTCCAGCAGTTCCTGAGTTGATTATATGGGTAATTTTATATTTTGCTATAATATAACTATTCCACATGGCTGCATTTACTTTTCCAATACCAGTAGTTAAAGATATGATCTTATGTCCCTCAATTTCTCCTTTATAAATTTTTTTTTCACCTAGGTAATTGTCTACTTTGATTTCTTCTTTATTTTCAATAATTTGATGTATTTCTCTTGCTTCTTCGTCCATTGCAGATGTTATTAAAATCATATTTTGCTCCTTTTATATTTCTTGTAAACCATACTTTTTTAAAATAAGGTTTATCTCATCTTGTCTTAGTATTTTTTTTATGCCTGTTTCTGTTTTGGGTATGGATTTAATGTAACTTTGATTGTCATTAGGAGGTATAATTTTGCCATCTTTTATTATGTACTTTATATACGGAACATTAATATTGATTTCGTTGATTTTTATTATTTTAGCAATTGAATTGTCATTAAGTTCAACTATAAAGTCTAGGGGACATTGAGATAGAACTTTAATTATTAGTTTTAAAACTCTTTTGTCAAATTTTTTATCAGCATCTTGTATTAATTCGATAAGAGATGCTCCCGAACTTGAGGCTCCTTTATATATCTTATCTAAAAGAATTGCACTATATGCGCTAGCAGCACCTATTATATTAGCCTCAATGTTAATTTGTTCACTTTTAAGTTTGTTGGGGTATCCTGATCCATCTAAGTTTTCTTTATGTGTAAGTATTGCTAGACAAATAGATCGTGAAAAATTAGTGGTTGATATTATTTTGTGTCCAAGTACAGGATATTTTTTGATTACTTCAAATTCTTTGTCAGTTAATTTTTCTTTCTTTTCACTTATACTTAAAGGTATAAATAAAAAACCTATTTTATGAAGAAGAGCTGTTGTGCAAAGTTCAACAGTTTTATGATTATTTAGATTCATTTCATTGCCAAGAGCCACAGTCAATATTGAAGTATTTATTGAGTGAACAACGTGATAATCAGATAGGAGTTTAGGTATTTTTATGTATTTTATAAATGTTTGTTGGTTTTTTTTATAAAATTCCATGACTTTTTTTACAATGGGAATGACATCTTGGTAATAAATTTTTTTATTTTTTTTGCAGGTTTCGTATACTTCTTCTAAATTGCTTATTAGTATGTGATAATTTGCAATAGATTCTTTATCATACTCTTCATTAATTTTAATATATTTTTTTGTTTCTCGTATTAATGCTTCATTAAAGAAATTTCTTTCTATTTGTATTGCGTTTTTAAGCCCCCATTTTTCAATGAGCTCGGTGTTTATAGGTTGCAATAGTGAATCTTTGGGCCATATTAAAAAATCTTTTTCTATCACATATGAAAAATTTTTGATTTCTTTTGCTAAATTATCAAAGCTTTGCATTTGTCTCCTTAAGCTTCAAGCATTAATAATAAACATGCAACAATGCATTGTTTATTAATTTTTCTATCTATTTAGTATAATGATACTATATGTGTACTTAATTTTAAAATAGAACTTTATTATAAGAGATTTTTTGATGGTTGACAGAATACTTTTTATTTTTAATATTTTGTTTTTTTGTTTTTTTTTATATTTTATTTATTTTTTAGAAATTTTCAACTTTTCAAGTTTTTTATATTTTATTATTTTTTATCGATATTTCATTTTGTATTTTATTGTATTTGTCTTTGCTTTTAATATTCTATATTCTAAATTTTTATATTCAAGATTATATTTTATATTAAATGGTATAGAGAATACTTATACTTTTTTAAGACTTAAAATAATTCGCAAAACACTTAAAAGTGTATTTGATATTTCTATTCTTTTGAAAATGACTTTAATCAAACAGGATAAAAAAGCATTTGATGATATTTATCTTTATTTAAAAGATACTAAAATGAGTAATAAGACAATAATAGAACTTTATGCTATCTGTGTTAGTTTTAGAGAACAAGAAAAAGCTTGTAGTTTGATTATGAATCATGTAGAGAATCGTAATAAATGGGTAAGATATTGTGTGTCACTTCATGCTATTGTTGATGAAGATTATGAAAAATTGAATAATGAGATAAATTTTTTAAAAAAATTCTTTTTAAAAGGAGATCTTATTTTTACAATTTATTTTTATTATCTTTTAAAAAAATCAAAACTGAAACGTCATTTGGTTGAAGAGAAACGACTTGAAATTAGGAATAGATATTTGAAATGTAAAGATAGACTTAATATTAAACATACAAAATTACTTGGTTCAAATTTATTTTTTATAGTGTTTTATTACATTTATGATATTTCAAAAAAGGACATTTTTTATTGAAAGAGGTTGTGTTTTGAATATAAGAGTTAGATATGCTCCTTCTCCAACTGGTTTGCAACATATTGGAGGAATTAGGACAGCTTTATTTAATTATTTTTTTGCCAAATCCTTTAATGGGAAATTTTTACTTAGAATTGAAGATACAGATCAGACTAGATATTATAAGGAAGCAGAAGAAGATTTGTATCAAAGTTTAGCATGGCTTGGTATTGATTTTGATGAAGGGCCTACTTGTGGAGGTTCTTATGCTCCTTATATTCAATCGCAAAGAACAGAGATATATCAAAAATATGCTAGAGAGTTGATTGAATTGGGAAATGCTTATTATTGTTATTGTTCACCTGATAGATTAGAGAGAATTAGAAAGATTCAAACTATTAACAAGATGGCACCAGGTTATGATAGACATTGCAGGAACTTGAGCAAAGATGAAATTAAAGATGCTTTAAGTTTAGGAATTAGTCCTGTTGTTAGATTTAAAATTCCTTTTGATGGTGAGACTTCTTTTAATGATATTTTGCTTGGCAAAATTACATGGGCCAATAAGGATATTAGTCCTGATCCTGTAATTTTAAAATCTGATGGATTCCCAACATATCATCTTGCAAATGTTGTTGATGATCATTTAATGGAGATTTCACATGTATTGAGAGCCCAGGAATGGATTTCTTCAGGACCTTTGCATGTGCTTCTTTATAATGCTTTTGGATGGAATCCTCCTATTTATTGTCATCTTCCAATGGTGATGGGAAGTGATGGACAAAAATTAAGTAAGAGGCACGGTGCTACAGCTTTAAAACAATTTATTGATGATGGATATCTTCCTGAGGCTATTATTAATTATGTTACTTTGCTTGGTTGGTCTTATGATGGTAAGAGTGAGTTTTTTACGAAAAATGAACTTCAAAAATTGTTTTCCATTGATAAAATCAGTAAATCACCAGCTGTTTTTGATTATAACAAATTAGATTTTTTTAATAGTCATTACATTAGGACAAAAGAAGATCATGAATTGGTCGAACTCTTATTTCCTTTCTTGCAAAAGGCAGGTTATATTAAAAAGGATAGTAATTCTTGTGACAAAGAAAAATTATTACTGTTAATTCCGTTAATAAAGCCGAGGATTAGAAAACTTGGTGATGCTGTTGGCATGCTTAGGTTTTTTTATACAAATATTGAAACTTGGAATTTAGATGAATTTTTGGGGAAGAAAAAGACAGTAAGTGATATTTATTCATTGTTAGAAAAAATTAAACCAGTATTAGAAGGATTTGAAACAAGGATATTGTCCGAGAATGAACAAATTTTTTATAATTTTGCTAGGGAAAATAATCTAAAAATAGGAGAGGTTTTGCTTCCAATTAGAATCGCAGTTCTTGGAAGTAAGGTATCACCACCTCTTTTTGATTCTTTGCAATTACTTGGTAAAGTTAAGGTCTTTGATAGAATAAATAAAGCTCAGGACTTTTTAAAAAAGTATGAATTATAGATTAAATTTTTAGGATGTTTGATATGGCTAAAATAGAAGATATTATTTCACTTGCTAAGAGGAGAGGTTTTGTATTTCAATCCTCAGAAGTTTATGGAGGTTTGTCAGGTGTATGGGATTATGGGCCTTTAGGTGTTGAGATTAAGAAGAACATACAAGAAGAGTGGTGGAAAAATATGGTTTACTTTCATGAAAATGTTGTGGGATTAGATAGTGCTATTTTAATGAGACCTGAAGTTTGGAAAGCTTCTGGGCATGTTGATAGTTTTTTGGAATTATTAGTTGATTGTAAAAATTGTAAAAATAGATTTAGGACAGATTTTATTGATTTATCTAAGGGATGTCCTAATTGTGGTTCTATAGGAACTTTTACAACTCCTAGAAGTTTCAATTTGATGTTTAAGACTAATATTGGGGCTGTTGAGGATAGTTCTAGTGAGATTTATTTAAGACCAGAAACTGCGCAGGGTATTTTTGTTAATTTTCGTAATGTGTTGGACACTACAAGGCTTAAGGTTCCATTTGGAATAGCACAAGTTGGTAAGGCGTTTAGGAATGAGATAATAGCAAAGAATTTTATATTTAGAGTGTGTGAGTTTGAACAAATGGAAATGCAGTTTTTTGTACATCCGAGTCAGATGGATGATTGGTATTGTTATTGGCAGCAAAAACGAATGAATTTTTTTGTTGAAACTCTTGGAATAAAAGCTGATAATCTTAGATTTCAAAAACACAAAGATGATGAGCTTGCTCATTATGCAAAGGCTGCAGTTGATATTGAATATCAGTTTCCATTTGGTTTTCAAGAAATTGAGGGAATTCATAATAGAGGTAATTATGATTTAAATCAGCATGCTAAATTTTGTGGTAAACCTAAGTTGTTTGAATATCATGATTTGATAACAGGTGATAAATATATTCCTTATGTAATTGAAACTTCTCTTGGACTTACAAGAAGTGTACTAATGACTCTTTGTGATGCTTATGCTTGTGAGGAACTTGAGGGAGGGGATAAACGAATAGTTTTACATTTACATCCTAAGATTGCTCCTTATAAGGTTGCAATACTTCCTCTTGTAAAAAAAGATGGATTACCTGAACTTGCTAGAAAAGTGTTTATGCAATTTAGCGATGATTTTTATATGTTTTATGATGAGAATGGTACAATAGGTAAGCGTTATAGACGTCAAGATGAGATTGGTACACCTTATTGTGTAACAATAGATTATGATACGATTGAAAATGGGACGATAACTTTAAGAGATAGGGATACTATGACTCAAACAAGAATTTCTATTGATGATTTGTATTCATATGTTAAAACGGAAATTCTAAATTACAAGGGAGTTTAAATAAATGAATTTAGCCCTAAAGGTTTTAAATAAGAGAGGGTTTTTAAAGCAGTGTACTAATTTGGAAGAGTTAAGTACATTGATGGATAGAGAGAAAATAGTTTTTTATGTTGGGGTTGATGCTACTTCTGCTTCTTTGCATATTGGACATTTGATTCCTTTTATGGTAATGATTCATCTTCAAAAACAGGGTCATGTTCCAATTATTTTAATTGGTGGTGGGACTACAAAAATAGGAGATCCTTCTGGTAAGGATTCAATGCGTAAGATTTTGTCAAAAGAAGATATAGATGAGAATGTTAAGACAATAAGTTCTCAATTGCTTAAAATAATAGATCTTAGTGGTGGT
This region includes:
- a CDS encoding MGH1-like glycoside hydrolase domain-containing protein, encoding MNKNVFPKIYYYDQDFIDIYNKSLSWIRDKIIFSQSLEKGKKDKNYYSENFEFIDQLQACLSSFFLVYSNGEYSPTSTIDKFYELQESSGAIRSRYDHNNNVIHLEGNDDGIGLPIFAWVEYNLYHKTGNKKRICDVLPVLDKYYKWIEKKFLKSNGLYSIDMNKIFYKNSPRKNVHYPIDFNSFQVHSAYCIAKLADILNDKNLSLEYKKRFFSLKAKINSLMWDEVDGFYYDLDVNEKIIKLKTIVGFLPLLSEIPSEDRIERMVLYLKSHEHFGTPNPFPTLSANDPNFNLDGNGYYGSVYTYMNFFVIKGLEYCRRANIAREFTIRHLYYILDTLLPDGKIKGHVWEAYKPMKEGPAYLDVAKKTLPEKDVICYLALFSISLMIENIIGLTISLPDKTVYWNIPALEIMGIESLSLKKNQTTIICNKGKRGWEIKMESEKLYYFTINILNKKEKTLPIPSGRCSMLLDKL
- the mgtE gene encoding magnesium transporter, whose product is MIDVVFLKTLLKEKKYSDIKEELLKYDAFDISEALKKVNGSDLILIYRFLPKKVAVEAFSNFDQVTKNKLANSFTNKEIREMVDELNLDDVIDLLEEVPANVVQRFLASSTEENREIINKFLSYSDDSAGSIVTIEYIELKEYFHVREALDYIRKVAKTKEDIYTYYITDEEKRLKGVVKIEDLMLSSDDVVISTIMKNSGFYIVKVGDGKEDVALLFQNHDISSVPVVDNEGRMIGVIIIDDILEVIQNLNTEDFQIMAAVTPLGKSYLDTSIFDMTKNRIIWLLVLMISSTLTATIITNYQNLVLSLVILTSFIPLLMDTSGNAGSQASALIIRELALGTLKVRDFFKVLFKEICVSILVGLILASVNFLRIVFFVIPAHDEKFKIAFVVSACLMIGLMVAKILGGLLPIMAKLVKIDPALMAGPLITTIADVVTLIAYFNIAKLVLSNYF
- a CDS encoding HIT family protein; this encodes MSDCIFCKIVKNEMSCYKVYEDNLILAFLDINPLNIGHTLVIPKQHSNDILDVSDELDGQILGVCKKIALSLKKLDFNICQGVNIYSAIGSEAGQVIFHTHFHVIPRFQGDNLGFKRNSSIELSGDEYLDLSIKISKNI
- a CDS encoding S-ribosylhomocysteine lyase; this encodes MNKISSFTIDHTKLQPGIYISRKDTFENLTLTTVDIRMKTPNKEPVINNAEMHTIEHIGATLLRNNKVWGDKIIYFGPMGCRTGFYLILLGNYESKDLIDLISWLFNEITNFQGNVIGATEKECGNYQDHNLNMAKYESNKYLETLENIKKENLIYP
- the metK gene encoding methionine adenosyltransferase, whose protein sequence is MNNNNLTATSESVSEGHPDKIADQISDAILDEILKKDKMAKVACETLVSQNLIVIAGEINSKAKKDIDIKEIAKQTIKNIGYTNIEYGLDYKSATIIDVIGFQSIDITNAVEKKDTKDIGAGDQGIIFGYACNETENFLPIAYELSNLILKEASKLRKSGEIKWLRPDAKSQVTIEYDSYKNPIKVSNIVLSHQHDPDIPYDFLKQTIIEKIIKPVLNSRSMFDNNIEYYINPSGNFVIGGPTGDTGLTGRKIIADSYGGFARHGGGAYSGKDATKVDRSAAYMARYISKNMVAAGISREFEMQIAYAIGIPKPISIKITTGINDNEYEKKILNFIINNFDLTPNGIIKKLKLREPIYSQTCTYGHFGKNELEWEKLDFVDTIKKEFQI
- a CDS encoding 5'-methylthioadenosine/adenosylhomocysteine nucleosidase, whose protein sequence is MILITSAMDEEAREIHQIIENKEEIKVDNYLGEKKIYKGEIEGHKIISLTTGIGKVNAAMWNSYIIAKYKITHIINSGTAGGLQESSNIKISDIIISSQTAFHDFNLTQFDHQIGQVPGFPQKFESDKTLLNKVVSIIKDKFQNINVHIGLILTGDQFIEDEKQIEKIKNDFKDALAVEMESAAIAQVAYTFNIPFIVTRSISDFPNNKNNHIDFNKFLQDASKNSAKMVRELIKSI
- a CDS encoding HD-GYP domain-containing protein produces the protein MQSFDNLAKEIKNFSYVIEKDFLIWPKDSLLQPINTELIEKWGLKNAIQIERNFFNEALIRETKKYIKINEEYDKESIANYHILISNLEEVYETCKKNKKIYYQDVIPIVKKVMEFYKKNQQTFIKYIKIPKLLSDYHVVHSINTSILTVALGNEMNLNNHKTVELCTTALLHKIGFLFIPLSISEKKEKLTDKEFEVIKKYPVLGHKIISTTNFSRSICLAILTHKENLDGSGYPNKLKSEQINIEANIIGAASAYSAILLDKIYKGASSSGASLIELIQDADKKFDKRVLKLIIKVLSQCPLDFIVELNDNSIAKIIKINEININVPYIKYIIKDGKIIPPNDNQSYIKSIPKTETGIKKILRQDEINLILKKYGLQEI
- the gltX gene encoding glutamate--tRNA ligase, yielding MIFQKRTFFIERGCVLNIRVRYAPSPTGLQHIGGIRTALFNYFFAKSFNGKFLLRIEDTDQTRYYKEAEEDLYQSLAWLGIDFDEGPTCGGSYAPYIQSQRTEIYQKYARELIELGNAYYCYCSPDRLERIRKIQTINKMAPGYDRHCRNLSKDEIKDALSLGISPVVRFKIPFDGETSFNDILLGKITWANKDISPDPVILKSDGFPTYHLANVVDDHLMEISHVLRAQEWISSGPLHVLLYNAFGWNPPIYCHLPMVMGSDGQKLSKRHGATALKQFIDDGYLPEAIINYVTLLGWSYDGKSEFFTKNELQKLFSIDKISKSPAVFDYNKLDFFNSHYIRTKEDHELVELLFPFLQKAGYIKKDSNSCDKEKLLLLIPLIKPRIRKLGDAVGMLRFFYTNIETWNLDEFLGKKKTVSDIYSLLEKIKPVLEGFETRILSENEQIFYNFARENNLKIGEVLLPIRIAVLGSKVSPPLFDSLQLLGKVKVFDRINKAQDFLKKYEL
- a CDS encoding glycine--tRNA ligase, whose product is MAKIEDIISLAKRRGFVFQSSEVYGGLSGVWDYGPLGVEIKKNIQEEWWKNMVYFHENVVGLDSAILMRPEVWKASGHVDSFLELLVDCKNCKNRFRTDFIDLSKGCPNCGSIGTFTTPRSFNLMFKTNIGAVEDSSSEIYLRPETAQGIFVNFRNVLDTTRLKVPFGIAQVGKAFRNEIIAKNFIFRVCEFEQMEMQFFVHPSQMDDWYCYWQQKRMNFFVETLGIKADNLRFQKHKDDELAHYAKAAVDIEYQFPFGFQEIEGIHNRGNYDLNQHAKFCGKPKLFEYHDLITGDKYIPYVIETSLGLTRSVLMTLCDAYACEELEGGDKRIVLHLHPKIAPYKVAILPLVKKDGLPELARKVFMQFSDDFYMFYDENGTIGKRYRRQDEIGTPYCVTIDYDTIENGTITLRDRDTMTQTRISIDDLYSYVKTEILNYKGV